Proteins from a single region of Dethiosulfovibrio peptidovorans:
- a CDS encoding subtype I-E CRISPR-associated endonuclease Cas1 translates to MAFVERGLVDVRDGTFVVVDERGLRTHIPVGGVCCIMLEPGARISHAAVVLAARVGTLLLWIGEAGVRLYAAGQPGGARSDRLLYQASLALDPVARLRVVRKMYELRFGASCNPNHSVEQLRGVEGARVKALYGQLAKKCGVHWTGRRYDPKNASAADTTNRCLSSATACLYGVSEAAILAAGYSPAIGFIHTGKPRSFVFDLADVFKFETVIPVAFRIAGERPDDPEGKVRRACRDVFRQTKLLKRLVPAIDEMLSAGGLSMPEAPEDALGPAFKEEKGLGDVGHRG, encoded by the coding sequence GGATGTCAGGGACGGAACGTTCGTTGTCGTGGATGAACGTGGTCTCAGAACCCACATCCCTGTGGGGGGAGTCTGTTGTATCATGCTTGAACCGGGAGCACGGATATCTCACGCTGCGGTGGTGCTTGCCGCCAGAGTTGGAACGTTGTTGCTCTGGATTGGAGAGGCAGGAGTACGGTTATATGCTGCAGGTCAGCCTGGGGGTGCTCGATCTGATCGTCTCTTATACCAAGCCTCTTTGGCGTTGGATCCTGTTGCCCGGCTTCGAGTTGTTCGAAAGATGTACGAGCTTCGCTTTGGCGCTTCGTGCAATCCTAACCATTCAGTTGAACAACTTAGAGGCGTTGAAGGTGCGAGAGTGAAGGCCTTGTACGGGCAGTTGGCAAAAAAATGCGGAGTTCACTGGACTGGAAGACGCTACGATCCCAAAAATGCTTCAGCTGCTGATACGACTAATCGATGTCTCAGCTCTGCTACAGCGTGTCTTTACGGTGTTTCTGAGGCTGCGATACTGGCAGCAGGGTATTCTCCCGCCATAGGTTTTATCCATACGGGTAAACCCAGATCGTTTGTATTCGATTTGGCCGATGTGTTTAAATTTGAAACTGTGATTCCCGTGGCTTTCCGAATTGCAGGAGAGCGGCCTGATGATCCCGAAGGAAAGGTCAGACGAGCTTGTCGTGATGTTTTTCGACAGACAAAACTTTTGAAGAGGCTCGTTCCCGCTATCGACGAGATGTTGTCTGCAGGCGGTCTCTCAATGCCAGAGGCTCCTGAGGATGCTTTGGGGCCGGCTTTTAAGGAGGAGAAGGGGCTTGGCGACGTTGGTCATCGTGGTTGA